The genomic stretch GCCTGTCCCGCCGCAACGGCAGAACTTCGAGTTTGGTGTCCTTCGAGGGATAGGCGACGAGGCCGATATCCACGGCGTTCCCAAGCACGTCCTCATAAACTTGATTCGAGCGGCGGTATTCGACGTGGACATTGACGGTCGGATAGCTCTTCAGGAATTTCTTGATGTAAGGCGGCAAGTCGTGCAAGCCGATGCTGTAAATCGTCGCCACGCGGATCGTGCCGGAGATGATATCTTTGATCTCCTGGAGCTTGCTGTGCAGGGAATCGTAGGTCTGGATGATCTGCTTGCTGAATTCGTAGAGCACCTGGCCTTCGCGCGTCAGCCGGAATTTTTTTTTGGAACGCTCGATGAGCAGCGACTTGAATTGACGTTCCAACGAACTGATTTGCTGGCTGACGGCGGACTGCGTGATGTCATTGATGTGCGCCGCCTTGGTGAAGCTCTCCGTTTCCGCCAGGTCGCAGAAGACTTTCAAACTCTCGATTTGCATCGCGGAGATTGAAGTCCGAATCCCCAATTAAGTCAATTGGTGGGGAGAT from Verrucomicrobiota bacterium encodes the following:
- a CDS encoding LysR family transcriptional regulator; its protein translation is MQIESLKVFCDLAETESFTKAAHINDITQSAVSQQISSLERQFKSLLIERSKKKFRLTREGQVLYEFSKQIIQTYDSLHSKLQEIKDIISGTIRVATIYSIGLHDLPPYIKKFLKSYPTVNVHVEYRRSNQVYEDVLGNAVDIGLVAYPSKDTKLEVLPLRRDRLVMICHPQHSMAKQKSVRLPELSGQKFVGFEPDIPTRKAIDKILKDNNVSVQHVMEFDNIETVKRAVEIDAGISIVPQSTILQEITKQTLAQAEFQDGEFYRPLAAIYKKNKVLSPAMKQFLAILKSP